In the Thermomicrobiales bacterium genome, CAGCATTCTGGCTCGGGACGATATACTCCGGGCCGGCTATTCTGATCGCGATGGCCGGTAATCAAAGGACGAACGATCATGTTCGAAGGCTCCCGAACCGAGCCAACTCCCGGCGATCTGGCGCCCCGTCGTGAATCGACAATCGCCGGACCCGAAGATACCCAGAATCTCCCCGTCGTGGAACCGACGCCAAAGACCGAACGCGGAATGCTGTGGGACATCGTAGAGACTCTCCTCCTCGCGCTGTTGGTATTTGTCGCCGTCCGCGCGATCGTCCTCAACTTCAGAGTCGACGGTGAATCGATGTCCCCGAACCTGGATTCTGGCGAGATGCTGCTGGTGAACCGGGCCATCTATTGGCATTTCGACGTGAACGGGATTCTCGACGCGCTACCCTTCGTCGATCGATCCGGCTCGCAGATCGTCTACCCACTCCATCCACCGCAGCGAGGCGACATCGTCGTGCTGCACCCTCCCGTCGACCGAGGCAAGCCGTATATCAAGCGAGTGATTGGGCTGCCCGGAGAACGTCTCTCAATCCACGACGGCGCGGTCTATATCAATGGACAGCGTCTCGAGGAACCGTATCTCCACGGCGTATCGACCTCATGGGCGGGAACACTCGGTCAGCAGGAGATTACGATTCCCGATGGACAGGTCTACGTGTTGGGCGATAATCGAGCGAACTCGTCCGATTCTCGGGCATTCGGGCCAATCGCGATCGACCAGATCATTGGGCGGGCCTGGATCGCATACTGGCCAGGAGATGATATAGGTATCCTGTCCACGCCGTCATATCCTCGATAGGCGGCCAGATCGTCGAACGTGGCTGAACGTACTCCATCGTGCAGGACGCCCGACGCGGAAGGGCATCGAAGAACATGATCGAGACTACCGTCGACAGCATCAGGGTCAGCCTGGTCACCCAGGCACGAGTCGTCATTCTCAAAGAGGTCGAAGGTGATCGGCACCTCCCGATCTGGATTGGCGCGTTCGAGGCCGAGGCAATCGCCATGGAGCTCCAGGGCATCGCCGCGTCACGCCCTTTGCCGTATGACTTGTTGCGATCGGTGATTGGCGAGCTCGGAGCGAACGTCAATCGCATCGTCATCACCGAGATTAACAACGATGTCTTTTACGCTCGCATTGTCATTCAGCAAAATGGGATGGGCGTTGAGATCGACTCGCGACCTTCTGACGCGATTGCGCTCGCGGTACGCGCCAAAGCGCCGATCTTCGTCGAGGATGCCGTGATGGATCGCGCCGGCGTTCAGCTTGATGATGACGCCGAAGAAGAGACCGATCATGCTGGCGAAGGCGACGGTGAGTCGCCAATCCCTGAGGAGAGGCTCTCGGCGTTCCGTGATTTCATTGATACGCTGGATCTCGACGATTTCGGCCAGAAAAAGGACAACTAGTGGAGACTCGTGACGCGTTACCGGGCGCGACAACAGCCTGTCGTGTGGAATAGCTGGACATGAGTTCGTGTTGTGCTTGTCAGGTTGAAGGTGAGTCGCCTGTCGCGGCCGGAGGGTCTCCGGTGAGCGGGCCGGTGAGAGAACGGCTCGAGCAGGGTGCGCTTGAACACATCGACGCGCTATACAGGACTGCGCTCCGTATGACACGGAATGCGGCCGACGCCGAGGATCTCGTTCAGGAGACATACCTTCGGGCGTTTCGCTCGTTACACCAGTTCACCGAGGGGACGAACCTCCGTGCGTGGCTGTTCCGCATTCTCACGAACACCTACATCAACGAATACCGTCGCCGGCAGCGTCGACCAACGAACTCCTCGCTCGACGACATCGAAGAGTTCTACCTCTACGATCACCTCATCGAGTCTGGCGTCCAACCGAGCGTCGAGCGACCAGAGGATATTGTGCTCAGCAGACTCTCGGTCGATCGAGTGATCAGCGCGATCGATGAGCTCCCTGAGGAGTTCAGACAGGTCGTCCTGCTTGCCGATGTTGAAGGGTTCAGCTACCGCGACATCGCATCGATCGTCGAGATTCCGATCGGGACGGTGATGTCTCGTCTCTATCGCGCTCGCCGCCGTCTTCAGCGCCAACTGTACGACGCGGCAGTCGAGTCCGGAGTCCTTGGGAAAGTCGACGCTGATGGGCACGTGTAAGCAGACAATCGAACACCTGTACCAATTCATCGACCGTGAGCTGTCAGACGAAGAACGGCGCGAGGTGCAAGCGCACCTGGACCGATGCCCTCCGTGCAGGGAGCATTTCCGATTCGAGGAAAACGTCCTCAGCCTGATCGGTCAGCGTTGTCGACAAGTGAGCGCCCCAGATGAGTTGAAGGAACGCGTGAGAAAGATGTGTCAGTCCGCTTAGCCGAGCCTGTTCGGCGTCACATCTTCTCGAAACCGCGCCAACTCGAACATGATCCCCGGACAGCGGATATTGTGCAGGTCGATCCTGGCATTGATCTCAGCGGCTCGCTTCCGGTAGTTCTCACCCGCGCGTACGCAGAGCGCATGTGTGGGTGACCCTGTCCGCCGTATCTGGTCTTCCCATTCGCGGAGCGCTGCGAGCACGGCCGGCCGCTCGTAATAGATCTGTTTGCGCAACTCGAGCCACTCTGGAAGAAATCCCGCGTTGTGCAGGATGTGGATGCCCATCCAGTCATCGCCGGCATAGTCATCATCCATCGACGAGAGACGCTTGCCAGCCGACTGCAGATTATCGAAGTCGCCCCGTTCGATTGCCTCGCGAATCTTCTCGTCGGCGAGTTGTTCGAACAACTAAGCATCACCTCTCATGGGCCGGTGTTGTTGTGGGGCATATCGGTCATTGCTATACTCGCGGCAGCGCCCGTGAAGCATCTCACAGGCCCATCGCAGCGACAATACACGTCCAACGACACGCGGTGGTAGCGGAAGGGTCGCAGGATTGGCTCAGGAGGTTCACGTCAGCGAGTCGGATCTCGAACGCGTTCGCGAACTACTGCGGACGAATTACAAGCCGCGAGACTACGAGGAGGCGCAAGAACTCATCCTCGGCGCTTGCCAGGATGTTCAGCACCTGATCGGTTGGGTATCGCCGGAGGCCGCCAAAATCATCGGCGAACATCTCGGCGTCACCGAAAACCGTATCTTCGGGTTGCTCACGTTCTACGCCGACTTCCGAACACAGCCCCCCGGCAACCACTTCATGCTGCTGTGCCATGGCACTGCCTGTTTCGTTGCTGGTAGCCAGAAGCTGATCGACGAGTTGCAGGATCGCTACGGCATCGCCGGAGACGAAACGACTGCCGACGGCGAGCTCACTGTCCAGGTTGTCAATGGCTGCCTCGGCGTCTGCGAGCTTGCGCCGGTCGTGCAGGTGGATCATCACGACTATTTCGGCAACCTGGATATCGCCAGGTTCAACGAGGCGATCGCCGAAATCATCCGGCGGGGACCGGCGGAGGGTCATCATGAAGCTCACTGATCGGCAGGCGTTCGAACAGTACGCCGAAAGGGTTTCATCCGATTGGGCGAAGCTTCACGACGGCAGCAGCTGGGTCTTCCGAGTGCCGATTGGCGAGTGGTCCAAATCAAAGGGCGCGCTGGCGACCTTCGACTACCTCCGGCTGTTGCTCGAGGAGTCGGGGCTGACCTACACGCTGAAGCGAGTCGGATCTGGCGGATGGAACTGGGCAGATCCATCGGTCGTGGTTCAGGGGCCAAACCATCCCTCGATTTTGTACGCGAATGTGACCGCCGACCGCGTGCCAGACCTCATCGCATCACTGAAGTCCGGCAAACCGCACGAAGAGCTCGCTGTCGGCACGTTCGCTGATACTCCGGTCGGCAATATCCAGCCAATCGCGCAGCACCCGTTCTTCGCCGGGCAGAAAAAATTCCTCACCGCCGACTGGGGCGTTATCGACCCTGAATCGATTGAGGACTACATCGCGCGTGGCGGGTACGGTGCGCTGAAAAAGGCGCTCTTCGAGATGACCCCGGATGAGGTTATCGAGGAGATGAAGACGGCGAGCGTCCGCGGACGTGGTGGCGCCGGGTTCCCGGCCGGCATCAAGTGGGAGAGCGCACGGCGATCGCGCGCCGAGCCCAAGTTCATCGCGATCAACTCCCACGAGGGCGAACCGAATGTCTATAAGGACCGTCAACTCATCGAGAGCAACCCGCATCTCGTCCTCGAAGGCATCCTGATCGCCTGTTACGCAGTCGGATCAAACCGCGGCTACAACTACGTCGGCGGCGAGCATGTCCTCGCATTGGAGCGGTTCCGCAAAGCGGTCGCCCAGGCTGAGGAATGGGGGCTGATCGGCGAGAACGTGCTGGGCTCCGGGTTCGATGTCGAAGTTCGCGCTCGCGCCGGCGGCGGCGCGTACATCTGCGGTGAGGGCTCCGCGCTGATGTACTCCGTTATGGGCGAACGGGGACAACCTCGCACGAAGCCGCCACGCAGCGTCGAAGAAGGCCTCTGGCGACGCCCGACGATGCTCAACAATACGGAGTCGATCGCCAATGCGCCGCTCGTCATCAAAAACGGCGGCGAGTGGTATGCCAGTCTGGGAACAGAGAAGAGCAAAGGCACGAAGCTCTTCACGTTCCAGGGCCCGCTGAAGCGGCTCGGCGTCGTCGAGATGGAGATGGGTGTCAACCTGCGCCATCTGATCTTCGACGTATACGGCGGGATGAAGGACGGCTACGCGTTCAAGGGTGTTCAGACAGGCGGCGTTTCTGCCGGCGCGCTTCGGGAAGATCAGATCGACCACCCGGTGGACTTCGATTCGTTGACATCGCTCGGGGCGATGCTCGGCTCGGGAGGATTCGTCGTCTTCGATGACACGGTCTGTTCTGTTGGCTTCGCGCGTTACCTGATGGCATTCAATCGCTACGAGTCATGCAGTAAGTGCACGCCGTGCCGGCTGGGGAATCCTGCGCTCACCGAGATTCTCGATCGTATCCGCCACGGCAGTGCTCGATCGGCCGATCTGCAGTTGATCGAGCGCACAAGCAAGCACGTCATCGAGCTATCACTGTGTGGTCTGGGCCAGGTTGCGCCGATGCCGGTTCTCGGTATGATGCGCGCGTTTCCTGAAGAGTGGCGCCAGCATGTCGAGGATGGCGTCTGTGCCGCCGGCGACTGCCCGATGCACGCGCGCGCGCTGATGGCGACCGCCGCAGACGGCTAGCCCGACCCTCTTGCCAACCCACCGATCATGACACAGGCCGGCGGTGCTCATGTGAGCGCCGCCGGCCTGTGTCAGTGTCACTCGCTCCCCGAACGCAAGCAGCGTGGCGACCGCGAGGCTGCTGCCGTGAGCGAGTGTCGTCGTTGATGTCGAGCTAGGAGAGGTCGACAGACTGCCCGACACCCTGGCTTATCGCCGCTTCAAGCGCCGCCCCACAGACGATCATGTCCTGGATTGCGTTGCCGACGGACTTGAAAAATGTGATCTGGCCGGCCGATTCACGACCGACCGCGCTGCCGGCAGCGACGTCACCAAGCTCGACCTTGATTGCGTCGCGTGAAATCGCCCCTCGCTGAATCGACTGAATCAGGTCACCGGCCTCGTGTAACGCAGCCTCGACCGAATCGACAACGATCCGGGATCGTGCAATCGTCGCGTCCGGGATTTCCTGCATTTCGGGTGTGTAGGCGCCGATCCCATTGATATGCGCGCCGGGCGCGAGCCACGCATCCTCGAAGACCGGACTCGTCGACGTCGTCGCTGTGCAGATGACATCTGCTCCAACGACTGCCTGTCGCGCCGACTCCGCAACGATAATCTGCGGCATCCCACTGGGTAGCCACGTTGCGAGGCGCTCGGCGAACGATTCGCGCGACTGCGGAAACAGATCGTAGACCCGTATCTCCGCGATCGGCCGAATCGCGCAGACCGCTGCCGCTTGCGTCACGCCCTGCGCGCCCGCGCCGATGATGGCCAGCGTCCGCGCGTCCTGGCGAGCCATGAGATCGGTCGCCGCCCCAGAGACCGCGCCGGTCCGCAGGGCGGTGACCATCGCGCCGTCGAGCAATCCGGTCGGCACACCTGTCGCAGGATCGACCGTCACGACAATCGCGTTGATCGTTGGCAGTCCGAGTTCGCGGTTACCGCCGAAGACAGAGACCACCTTCACCCCGACCGACGCTGGCGCGTCGTCGCCTCCCGGAACGTACGCAGGCATAAACAGAACAACTCCACTACCGTCCGGCAGATTCACAGGTGTCCGAAGGGGGCTGATCGTCTCGCCACGGCTATGGGCTGCAAACGCCTGCTTCATCAGCTCGATCGCCTGCCGCATCGGCACAAGGCGTCTGATCTCGTCAGCCCGTAATGCCCGCATCGCGTGTCCCCTTTCGTCGCCAGCCATTGCGAAGTGACAGGAGTCTAGCATGGATGCGAATCATGGCCCGGAACGATTTCGCCGGGCTGGATACCGTATCCTTACCGTGTATGTTGACACGTAAGCCCGGATCATCATCCATTCCAGATCCAGACCAGCGTCAGATCGGAAACACGAGCGCGCATGGTGACATCGTGCTTGAAACGCTCCGGTCAGTATGGGGCTATGATTCGTTCCGCCCACTTCAAGAGGACATTGTCCGAACGATCCTTGATGGACACGATGCATTCGTGCTCCTGCCAACCGGCGGTGGCAAGTCGCTGTGTTATCAGCTTCCGGCTCTCCTGCTCGAAGGTTTGACGGTCGTCATATCGCCGTTGATTGCTCTGATGAAGGATCAGGTCGACGCGTTGACCGAGCTCGACGTGCCGGCGACGTTCATCAACAGCTCACTTGATTCGCGTGAGATCCACGATCGGCTTGCCGCCATTTCCCGTGGCGAGATCAAGCTGCTCTACGTTGCGCCGGAACGGTTCGCAACGGCTGGGTTCATTCAGCGGCTCCAGGCACGCGGTGTGTCCCTGGTCGCCATCGATGAGGCGCATTGCGTCTCAGAGTGGGGGCACGACTTTCGTCCGGAGTATCGCGATCTACTCCGACTTCGAGATGCATTTCCGAACGCTGTCTTCGCCGCGTTCACTGCGACGGCGACGAGCCACGTGCAGAGCGATATCCGCCAGCAACTAGGGCTCGCGGGCGCTCAGCAGTTTCAGGGAAGCTTCAATCGTCCAAATCTCTTTTATGACGTGAGACCCAAGCGCGACGCGTATCACCAGATCGCGTCTTATATACGTAGCCATCCCGGCAAAAGCGGCATCATCTACTGCCTATCGCGTGCTGGAACAGAGTCCACGTCCGAGCGTTTGCGTCGAGATGGCTTCTCTGCTCTCGCATATCACGGCGGGATGGATTCGCACGCGCGTCACCGGGCACAGGAAGCATTTGTCCGCGACGATATTCAGGTCGTAGTTGCGACGATTGCGTTCGGCATGGGGATCGACAAACCAGACGTGCGCTTCGTTATCCATCAGGATCTGCCGCGCAACCTGGAAAGCTACTATCAAGAGAGCGGCCGCGCCGGCCGGGACGGCGAGCCCGCCGATTGCATCCTGTTCTACAGTTACGGGGACGTGGTCCGGCAGACGGTCTTCGTCGACGACAAGCCGACTCCACATCTGCGCGAGATTGCGCAGACCCAGCTCAAACAGATGGCGGCCTGGGCGGAGGGTTCTTGCTGTCGCCGAGAGGCGTTGCTGAGTTACTTCGATGAGCCATTCGCCGGCCAGCCTCCGCCATGCTGTGATATCTGCGGCGACCCACCCGAGATGATCGATATGACGATCGCCGCGCAGATGCTGATGTCCTGCGTCAAGCGCACTGGGGAACGATTTGGTCTGGCCTACGTTATCGACGTGCTGCGTGGATCGAAGGATCAACGCATCGTTCGCGCAGGGCATGACAAGCTCTCGACGTGGGGGATCGGCAAGGATCGTCCTAAGGCTGAGTGGCAACATCTCGGACGAGCGCTGATCCGCGATGGCTACTTGCATCAAGACACCACGAACTTCAATATCCTTTCGGTCACCCAGGCAGGAGGGGATGTTCTGTTTCGCGAGAAGCGTGTGAGCTTCGCGAAGCTGCCGGCCGTAGCGAAGGCCGACTCCCAGGATCAGGCGAGTGAGGCGTACCCCGAGCTCTTCGAGCGTCTTCGTCGGTTACGAAAGCAGATCGCCGACACACGTGGAGTGCCACCGTATGTCGTTTTTCCGGATTCGACATTGCGCCAGATCGCAACGCAACTTCCATCGACGCCGCAGGCACTACTGCAAGTCATCGGTGTCGGAGCGCGCAAGGCCGAGGCGTATGGCGCGGTGTTTCTTGCCGAGGTCGACATGTTCATTCGGGATACTGGCGCTACTCCGAAGTCGTTGCCAACACGCGATGCAGCGCCGCTACGTCGTCAGACAATGTCGAAGACAGCGCGAGAATCACTGGCGATCTTCAATCAGGGGCAATCTGTTGAAGATGTCGCGCACCAGCGCGGTCTTGCTGCCACGACTGTAGAGGCTCACCTTGTCGAGGCAATCGAGAGCGGCGCGGAGGTTGACGTTCGACACATGCTCACCGACCAGATGATCCACGACGTTACGAAGGTCATCGCGAGGACTGGTGATGACTTGTTGCGACCGATCATGGACGAGCTTGGGGAGGATGCTGACTACACCTGGGGCGAGCTGCGACTCATTCGAGCAATCCTGAGACAGCAGCGCACGAAAATGCCGCCGGGCTAACCTGGCGGCGAAGGGCTCTCCGACTTGGATTCGAACCAAGAACCTTGCGGTTAACAGCCGCCTGCTCTACCGTTGAGCTATCGGAGAATACGGGCTCCCGAGAAGCCATGGGAATGCTAACACGCACCCGTAGCACCTGCAACCAGTACCCGTGCTTGTGAATTCCGATACAATCAAGTTATGGTCGCTGATTGGCGGCCGGCATAGCCGTGGAGGTAATCAGGTGCCCCAACCCCGCGGTCGAAGCGAAGCCAGCGATCGACCGCCAGTCGTCGGGGTGGAGATCGGTGGCCGGGGCCTGCGAGTCGTCCTTGCCAGGGCAGATGCCAGAATCCTTGACACCGAACGCGCCGTTGACATGGGCGCAACCGCGCACGTCACTATCGATACGATTTGCACTCTGATCGATCAGCTCCTCGCTCGCCACCAACTCACCGCCTCCAACATCTCTGGTATTGGTATCGCGTTCGGCGGGCCGGTTGACGTGCACCGCGGAATCACCTTGCGGTCGCACCGCGTTGATGGATTCGAGCAATTTCCCCTCGTCGGCGTGATGGAGGAGCGGTTTGGCGTGCCGACGGTGCTGGAGAACGATGCCAGGGCGGCCGCGTTTGGAGAGTACACGCACGGCGCCGGGCGCGGCGCTCGTGACATGGTGTATCTGCACTTGGGAAATGGCGTCGGAGGCGCGGTCATCATTCGCGGCACGCTCCTTCACGGGGCCGCGATGACGGCCGGCGAGATCGGTCACATGGTAGTGTCGACGAACGGACCACGTTGTTCCTGCGGCAAGACCGGACACCTGGAAGCGTACGCCTCTGAACCTGCGATCATCTCAAGGATGATGACACAGCTCGCCACGGCCGAACCACACGCCCGCACTCGCTGGCTATCGAGCCCGGGTATCACCCTCCAGTTGATCTTCGCGCGTTACGACAGCGACCCGATCGCCCAGTCGATTATCGATGAGACGATCCAGGTGATCGGTCTGGCGGGAGCGAATCTCGTCACTGCCCTTAATCCCGACGCATTCGTCATCGGCGGCTACGTCGCCCTCGCAGGGCCACGCCTTATCGCGGGCGTCCGCGCAAAGATCCGACAATACGCGGTCGAGCCGGCGGCGCAACGAGTCGTAGTCGCGCCGAGCCACCTCGGAGTGGATGCTGGTGTTATCGGGGCAGTTGTCCTGGCGGGACGAACATGATTCAACCCGATTTCCTCGCGTGTGTATAATTGCAGGCTGCAGAACGAACGTAAGGGCGGAAATCACAATGCTGACCTTGAGTGAATCCGATCTGATGTACTTGCTGACACTGCTGCGATCGAACGATCAGCCGATGACGACCAGTGACCTCGTTCATGCGTTACAGGAACGCGCGCGCAAGTAGCCGTGTAGCCGATCGTCGCGAAGACAGACCACCCATGGATCAACAGGAGAGGGACAACCAACGATGCAGGCTGAACAGATTCTGACAGCACCCGCATTCGGCGGCACTGACGAGGAGCAGGCGCTTGCTGCGGAACTGTTCCAGATTTACCAGGCTCAGGGCCGCTTCTTCAGTGATGGTGCTCCAATTCGCCTGTCCTTGCTTCAGTTGGTCGAGGCAATGGGGAAGAGTCAACCCCGTGTGAGAACCTGGCCAAGGCGAATCGAGGAGGCGTTGTCGGCAAGTCCGGACGTATTTGCCCAAGAGGGTTCCGGAGACGACCTCTCGTTCGTCACGACGCGCCGCGGCGTATCCCCGGGTGGTTCCAGCGGGCGCCGCGAGCAGGTGCTCACTGCCAGATTCGCAACCCCGCAGCCGAAGCGAGAACGGCCCGTTCGTAAGGCGCCTGTCCTTGCGCCAGCCGAATCGATTGTTATTGCTACTGAGACCCAGACGCCGATTGCGCCGCCGATCGACACCACGCCATTCGAGGTCGTCTCAGTGCTGCCAGAACCTGCGCCAGCGGTAACGCCCGTCACCGCGCAGCAGATCGATGCCCTGACTGCCACCGAAAGCGAGATTGCCCAAGCCATCCAGGAAGCACTGGGCAGCGAAGCGGCGGTTGCGCGATGGGGCGATCAGTGGATCGGTGAGGAGCGCCTTCAGCGGCTTTCGCGCGGCGATCTCCGTCGAATCGAGGACTTCATCCGCGAACAGCCAGAGCGGATCGCCACCGATGTGGAGATCGCCCAGGACGTGCTCGGCATCCGACCAAATGCTGCCGACTATGCGTCGATGCTGTTCGCGGTCAACTACCGCCTGTCGCGAGAACCTCGGGAGTTTGAATACCTCGGCTCGGCGACACATGGCGTCTGGTCACTGGCAAATGCGTCCGCCATCGGCACAGCGAAGCGTAAGGCCAGTGAGATCGGGCAGGATTATCGAGTCCTCCTCGAATACGATTACTCTGCTGAGCCGGCCGAAGAGGGACTCGTCGAGCATATTCTCAGCTACTACGAGTACACCTATGGTGTGCTGCCGTTCGACGCCAATCTGCGCTCGATCATGCCCATGCCCGGGTTTAAGGATCAGCGCGCGGTGCGGATCACGTTTGAGTCACCTCAGACGGGAGAGACGGTACAGGCGGAGCTCCGTTTCCCGACCGGGAACCGCGGCGGATATATCGCCGGCCTCGAGACCTTCTACGCCGAGAATCTGATACCCGGCGCAGTGCTGACCATCGAAAAAACGGATCAGCCACAGCACTACCTGCTTGAGTACTTCCGGGTCTCTGGTGAAGATCGCAAACTCCTGGCTCTCGACGAGAAAAAGGGCAAGTACGTCTTCCGACCGACAACGTTCTACTGCGCGACACAGGATGAGTTTGTGCTCAGCGAAAATCGTGTCCCGCGCTTCGCCGATCAGAAACCGCTCGACGAGCGCAGCAAGCGTCATCCGGAGCAGGTCATCGCGGCCGCGTTTGAACGCGCTGGAGAGAACGTGCAGACGAGCGACGATCCGAAGTACTACGCGCTCATTGCCGACCTGCAAGCAGCGGCGAATGTCGAGCGGCCAATCCCGGCAGAGCTACTCCGCGACATTCTGGTCAGTGACACCTACCCAGAATTCAGCGTAGACGAATCGACCGAGGATGCATTCTTCTACACCCCCACCGCCTGATCGAAGCGACTCGGACGGGACAGTCGATGGCGTCGAGGCCTTCCTCGACGCCATCGTAGCGGCCCCGGACGAACGTCCGCCGACATCGCCACTCTCGGACCTCGATCGGCCTGCGACAACGCTCCTGCGAGATCGCTGGGATGAGATTCCAATGACGACGCGAATCCGCATTGTGCGTGATATGGCGCAAGACGCGGAAGACCACGTGGAGCGACACTACCAGCGAGCCCTCCTGGTTGCCTGCAGGGATTCCGACCCCGATGTCCGACTGGCGGCGTTTGACGGGCTCTGGGAGTTCGACTCTCCGGAGCTACTGAGGATTCTCCTCAGCGAGATTGCGGAGGAGCCCGACGCGCGCGTGCGAGAGGCGATGGCAACCGGCCTGGGCCGATTCGCGGCGGACAGCGACGACGACCTGGCGTTGAATGAAGTCCTCGAAGCGCTGTTTGAGCGCTGGGAGGGTGACTCGGCGATCGACGTGCGTCGTCGGGCGTTGGAGTCGCTCGGGTTTCTCAGCGGAGACGATATTGTCGAGGCAATCGAGGATGCCTACAACAACCACTCGATCGAAATCCGCGCCAGCGCGCTCCAGGCTATGGGCCGGCAGGGCGACAACCGCTGGCTTGATGCGTGCCTGCGGGAGTTGCGATCGGACGATCCTGAGCTTCGCTTCGAGGCGGTCACAGCGCTCGGATCAATCGGTGATCAGCGCACAGTTTCAGCGATCGTCGACATGACCGATGATGAGGATGTCGAGGTGGCGTTGGCTGCGATAGCGGCGCTCGGGGAAGTTGGCGGACCCATGGCCGTGAACCGGCTTCGCCAACTCAGCGAGGATCAAAGCCGGGCGGTGGCCGAGGCCGCTGCCGATGCCTTGCAGGAAGCGTCGATCATGGCGAACCCTCTTCGCCCATTGATGTAACCTCCTGGCTGACATCGGGCTTCCTGAGAGCATGAACCGGGCTGAGCGCTGGAGACGAAACATCGACAGCATGGCAAACCAGACTATCGACGAGCTATTTGCCTACGTTTCCGACGTTACGATATCAGGGGATCGTCAGACGGTCATTAGCTCAATCGAATACGACTCGCGACGTGTCGAGCCCGGGGCGCTATTCGTCGCGCTTCGCGGCGGCTACGCGGACGGACATGCGTTCCTGGCCCAGGCACGCAAACGGGGAGCTGTCGCCGCGCTCATTGAGCGTGGGAGCGCCCCAGCCAACGCAGCCGGCTGGCCGACGCTCATCGAAGTGAACGACACCCGCGCCGCGCTCGCCCTTCTGGCGGTCGAGTTCTACCACCACCCGGGCAACGCCATGACGATGATCGGGGTCACTGGCACCGACGGCAAGACGACGACCAGTCACCTGATCGAGGCGCTCCTGCGGCACAACGGGCGACAGACCGGGTTGATCGGAACCGTCGAGGTGAGAATCGCCGGTGAAGTCGAGGCACACGAGACACGGCAGACGACACCGGAGTCGCTAGTTATCCAGCGACTGCTCGGCACGATGCGCGATCAGGGTGTCGACACCGCCATCCTTGAGGCAACGTCTCAC is a window encoding:
- the recQ gene encoding DNA helicase RecQ: MLETLRSVWGYDSFRPLQEDIVRTILDGHDAFVLLPTGGGKSLCYQLPALLLEGLTVVISPLIALMKDQVDALTELDVPATFINSSLDSREIHDRLAAISRGEIKLLYVAPERFATAGFIQRLQARGVSLVAIDEAHCVSEWGHDFRPEYRDLLRLRDAFPNAVFAAFTATATSHVQSDIRQQLGLAGAQQFQGSFNRPNLFYDVRPKRDAYHQIASYIRSHPGKSGIIYCLSRAGTESTSERLRRDGFSALAYHGGMDSHARHRAQEAFVRDDIQVVVATIAFGMGIDKPDVRFVIHQDLPRNLESYYQESGRAGRDGEPADCILFYSYGDVVRQTVFVDDKPTPHLREIAQTQLKQMAAWAEGSCCRREALLSYFDEPFAGQPPPCCDICGDPPEMIDMTIAAQMLMSCVKRTGERFGLAYVIDVLRGSKDQRIVRAGHDKLSTWGIGKDRPKAEWQHLGRALIRDGYLHQDTTNFNILSVTQAGGDVLFREKRVSFAKLPAVAKADSQDQASEAYPELFERLRRLRKQIADTRGVPPYVVFPDSTLRQIATQLPSTPQALLQVIGVGARKAEAYGAVFLAEVDMFIRDTGATPKSLPTRDAAPLRRQTMSKTARESLAIFNQGQSVEDVAHQRGLAATTVEAHLVEAIESGAEVDVRHMLTDQMIHDVTKVIARTGDDLLRPIMDELGEDADYTWGELRLIRAILRQQRTKMPPG
- a CDS encoding ROK family protein, translating into MPQPRGRSEASDRPPVVGVEIGGRGLRVVLARADARILDTERAVDMGATAHVTIDTICTLIDQLLARHQLTASNISGIGIAFGGPVDVHRGITLRSHRVDGFEQFPLVGVMEERFGVPTVLENDARAAAFGEYTHGAGRGARDMVYLHLGNGVGGAVIIRGTLLHGAAMTAGEIGHMVVSTNGPRCSCGKTGHLEAYASEPAIISRMMTQLATAEPHARTRWLSSPGITLQLIFARYDSDPIAQSIIDETIQVIGLAGANLVTALNPDAFVIGGYVALAGPRLIAGVRAKIRQYAVEPAAQRVVVAPSHLGVDAGVIGAVVLAGRT
- a CDS encoding HEAT repeat domain-containing protein; the encoded protein is MTTRIRIVRDMAQDAEDHVERHYQRALLVACRDSDPDVRLAAFDGLWEFDSPELLRILLSEIAEEPDARVREAMATGLGRFAADSDDDLALNEVLEALFERWEGDSAIDVRRRALESLGFLSGDDIVEAIEDAYNNHSIEIRASALQAMGRQGDNRWLDACLRELRSDDPELRFEAVTALGSIGDQRTVSAIVDMTDDEDVEVALAAIAALGEVGGPMAVNRLRQLSEDQSRAVAEAAADALQEASIMANPLRPLM